The genomic region CCTTATTCGATCCGCCGCTTTCTGGGAATGAGCAAGCGCTACATGCTCCAGTACGGGCACATTTTCTTTCTTTTCTCTTTGCTGGTTCTGTCGCGATACATTTTTGTTCAGGAGCGGCGGACCGTTTTGTCCGGCAAACCGATGGATTTCTGTATCAGGTACAGCACCGCGGTGTTTCTGTTCCATTTTCCGGTGATGTTTTTTTTCGCGGCGGTCACGCCTTACGACAAGACCGTACCCTGGCAACAGTTTGTGCTTCTTGGTAGCACGCTTTTTACAAGTGTTGGTCTGGGGATGTTGTGCTTTGCAATCAAACCGCGCTTCGATCAATGGCAAAAACGGCTGGTGAACTTGTCGGAGGCCCACTTCCCGCGTCCTGATATCATCCGGACCCCGGAAGCGTTGAAGATCACGCGTTCGCACAGTGAAATACTCAACCAGGTCAAGGTGATTGCCATGATCTGTGTGGTGCTTGGGCACTTTAGTTTCCACAGATTGTCGTCTTTCCAGATACCTGGATTTGATGGCGCGGCTCCCCGGTTTGCAGTGCCGACATTCTTCATGATTTCCGGATATTTTCTGATGATGTCGATCGACCGAAGTCGACTGGGAGCTGCAGCGATCACAATCCGCAGGGGATTTGGTCTCTACTACATCATTGTTCCAATGTTGCTGCTGACCGTGGTTCTCGACTTTTTCGGTTTCAGGGCAAATGCCGAACTCTACGACTATTCGGATTATTACATCACAGAAGACCTTCGTCGCCCCTATACCCGCTTCGAAATCATCGCGGCGTCAATTAGCAGCTTGCTGTATCTCAACGAGAGTTGGTGGTTTACCTTGCTGGAAATACATAGAGGCCACGGTGGCATGCGCGCGTTTTCAAATGATCCATTCTGGTTCATGTGCTATCTGATTGCGTTCTCGACGCTTTTGCTTATCTGGCGGCTTGTTCGCGGATGGTGGAAGTTTGGGCTGCTCGCGACTTGGCTGTTTGTTTTTGGCATACCCATACTCTTGCTTGCTCCCTTGTTTCTGGCGGGATCGCTTGCTTACCTTATCCACCAGCGTTGGAGATTGCCTGACGATGTCTCTACTTAAATCAATCGGCTTGACCGGAGGAAGGGCGCAAGCGCTCATTCGGGCCGCTGCCGCCCTTGTCTTGGGCGCCCACTTAGCAATAGGCAACGCCAAGGCCGATGATGTGGTTTTCGGATATTACGACGAGTTCACCCTGTATTTTGAGGATGAAGGCGGTTTGAAAGACGAGATCCTATTGGTTTTTCATGGATTTGGATCCGCGATGCCAAACGGGGCTTACCGCAGTCTGCACAACAAGTATGCGGAGCGATATTCGATCATCGGCTTCAATTATGACTATTTCGATCTTACGGCGAATGACACCATTATGGATGCCGTTTGGGATCAAATCCTTAAAGACAAAAGCGTCACTTTCGCCGGAACCTCTCTTGGAGGATTTTGGGCAAATTATTATGCCGAGAAATTTGGGGTTCCAAAGGTCTTTGCTGTTAACCCGGTAATCGATCCGGTCCAACAGTTGCGGCAGTTTGTGGGAACGATCACGGTTGAAAAGCGAAACAAGACTGTCTTGGTGACAGAGACGGATATAGACAACTACATCGGAAGGAAGGCACGTCCATCACCAGATATCGAGCGCCTTATCATCCTGACGAGGGACGACAAGATATTGGATTATCGGCTTGCCGAGGACTGGTATGATGTCTCGGGCACGGAACTGGTGATCCTTGATGACGGCGGGCACACCTTGAACTTGCGAGAAGAACGCTACGAACCAATCATCAAGCCGTTTTTGCTGGGGGAAGATTAGGCGGGGCTTCGATTTTCGGTGGAGGCAAACAATTCCCGCTTTGCACTTGCCAGACGACCAAACCCCGTATAATACGCGCGGGTTCTCATTGAGAACGTGAAGGCGGGGTGATTCCCGCCTTTTGGGTTCGATGAGGGTTTGCGGTGGTCGCAGGTCCTCCTCTCAACTCCCACGCCTACAAAAGGCTGACGAAATGCAAAGTCAAAACATTCGCATTCGGCTGAAGGCTTTTGATTACCGCGTGCTGGATGCCAGCACACAGGAAATCGTAGCAACCGCAAAGCGCACAGGCGCGACGGTTCGCGGCCCGATCCCGCTTCCGAACAAAATCGAGAAGTTCACCGTTCTGCGTGGTCCCCACGTTGACAAGAAATCCCGCGATCAGTTCGAGATCCGTACGCACAAGCGTCTGCTCGACATCGTTGATCCGACCCCGCAGACCGTGGACGCGCTGATGAAGCTCGACCTGGCGGCCGGCGTGGACGTCCAGATCTCGGTATAAGGAGAGTATTAGATGCGCTCCGGTATCATCGCGAAAAAAGTGGGCATGACCCGCTTGTTCATGGAAGACGGTAAGCAGATTCCTGTGACCGTTCTCCAACTCGACGGCCTTCAGGTTGTTGCACAGCGCACCATGGAGAAGGACGGCTACACCGCTGTTCAGCTCGGCGCTGGCTCCGCCAAGGCCAAACGCACCTCCAAAGCCATGCGTGGCCACTTCGCAGCAGCGAAAGTGGAACCCAAGCGCAAGCTGGCCGAGTTCCGTGTCTCCGAAGATGGTCTGATTGAAGTGGGCGCGGAAATCTCCGCAGAACACTTCCTTGAAGGTCAGAAAGTAGACGTTGCGGGCACCTCGATCGGTAAAGGTTTTGCCGGTGCCATGAAACGCCACAACTTCGGCGGTCTGCGCGCGACACACGGTGTCTCGATCAGCCACCGTTCGCACGGCTCGACTGGTCAGTGTCAGGATCCCGGTAAGGTTTTCAAAGGCAAGAAAATGGCCGGCCACATGGGTGCAGTCCGCGTGACCACGCAGAACCTGGAAGTCGTCAAAACCGACGCCGACCGTGGTCTGCTGTTCATCAAAGGCGCCGTACCTGGTCCGAAATCCGGTTGGGTTTCCGTCAAAGACGCCGTGAAGAAAAAAGCGCCTGAAGGCCTGCCATTCCCGGCAGCCGTGAAGGCAGCAGCAACCGAAGCAGCGGCCGAAGAAGCGCCTGCGGAAGGTGGTGAAGCATGAAACTTGACGTGATCAAACTCGACGGCTCCAAGGCTGGTTCTGTAGAACTGTCCGAAGACCTGTTCGGTCTGGAACCGCGTGCGGACATCCTGCACCGCGTGGTCCGTTGGCAGCGCAATAACGCGCAAGCTGGCACTCACAAGGTGAAGACCCGCTCCGAAACTTCTTACTCCACCAAAAAGATCTATCGCCAAAAAGGCACCGGCGGCGCACGTCACGGTGACCGTAACGCGCCGATCTTCCGCGGTGGTGGCATCTACAAGGGTCCGGTTGTGCGTTCGCACGGTCACGACCTGCCGAAGAAGTTCCGCAAGCTGGGCCTGAAGCACGCCCTGTCCGCGAAAGCGAAAGCAGGCGAGCTGGTTGTGATCGAAGACGCAGCATCCGAGGGCAAGACTGCCGCTCTGGCCAAGCAGGTTGCAAACCTGGGCTGGAAACGCGCTCTGGTCATCGACGGTGCGTCCGTGAACGAAGGCTTCCTGAAAGCATCGCGCAACATCGAAGGTCTGGACATCCTGCCGACGATGGGTGCGAACGTTTATGACATCCTCAAGCGTGACACCCTGGTGATCACCAAAGCGGGGATCGAAGCACTGGAGGCTCGTCTGAAATGAGCGCGAAGGCAGAACACTACGATGTGATCCGCAAGCCGGTCATCACCGAGAAATCCACAATGGCGTCCGAAAACGGCGCTGTGGTTTTCGAAGTATCGATCGACAGCAACAAACCACAGATCAAAGAAGCTGTTGAAGCGCTCTTTGGTGTGAAGGTCAAAGCGGTCAACACCACAATCACCAAGGGTAAAGTCAAACGTTTCCGCGGCCAGCTCGGCAAGCGTAAAGACGTCAAAAAGGCTTACGTCACCCTGGAAGAAGGCAACACGATCGACGTGACCACCGGTCTGTAAGATCTAGTTGTTTGAGAGAATGAAAGCCCCCCGGCCTGAGATGGCCGGGGGGTTTTTTCGTCTTGGGCGGGCAATTGAGAGTACACGAGTCCTGTCTCGTCTGCCGGAGTGCTTTCGCCGAAGTTTCAAATACTCAAGGTCTGATTCAGGAAGGACCGGAACGGACGCCCTTGTCTGATTTCAGTTGCCGTGCCAATGAGAGGCTGTTGGCGCGATATGTGATGGAGAACAAATTGTCGAAGACCGGAGCAACAGTCCGCATGTTTGAGGATGAGGACTCTCGTGGCTCAGCCGCGCGTACCTATCCTGTATTTGGGTGCCCTCGAGGCGGCACAACGGCCGTTGCACGGTGTGTCGGCGCTCTTGGTATCTTCATGGGGGACGACATGGGGGTCAATTTCGAAGACCCTTTGTTTGGCGCCGGCAATCCCAAAAAACGCGATACCGTAAAAGCGCGAAACAAGGCGCATTCGGTTTGGGGGTGGAAGTTCCCAAACGCGGTGAACTATCTGGATGCAATTGCGCCAGCGCTGCGCAATCCGAGGTACATCTGTGTGACGCGAGACGTTACGGCCAACGGCCTTGGGATCTCTGCGAGAGACAAGAATTTTGACGATGTGATGGCTGTCGAACGTTCTCTGCAAAACACGCAGCGCAACTTCACTTTCCTTTTGCGGCAACAGAGGCCGTCTTTGCTTGTTAGCTATGAGAAATTGATAATGAAGCCTGAAGAGGTTTTGGCAGATCTCTCAGACTTTCTGGGGGTTTCCCCAAGCCAAGAACAACTTGATTTCGCCTTAGATGGGATCACGCCGGGGCGCTATAGGCCAGCCCACGAGAAGGGCAATTCTCCAAAACCCGCAGGTGCGGGTGCCGCTGCACGAAAAGATCGCTCGTGGCCTTGGAAGAAGGCAACACGATCGACGTGACCACCGGTCTGTAAGATCTAAGTTGTTTGAAAATAGGGAGCCCCCTGTCAGAGATGGCAGGGGGCTTTTGTTTGTGTTGCCTCATTGGCTTGTGGCGGATATGCTTGCGCTGCCTGTTGGGACGACCCAACTCTAAAAAGGCTCAGCCGGGACGGCCCGTTTTGTTTGAAACGAGGTGATCATGGCTTGGATTTATCTTCTCATCGCAGGACTTCTGGAAACCGCTTGGGCGGCGTCGTTGAAATCTGTGGCGCAACGGTT from Shimia isoporae harbors:
- a CDS encoding sulfotransferase, whose amino-acid sequence is MSKTGATVRMFEDEDSRGSAARTYPVFGCPRGGTTAVARCVGALGIFMGDDMGVNFEDPLFGAGNPKKRDTVKARNKAHSVWGWKFPNAVNYLDAIAPALRNPRYICVTRDVTANGLGISARDKNFDDVMAVERSLQNTQRNFTFLLRQQRPSLLVSYEKLIMKPEEVLADLSDFLGVSPSQEQLDFALDGITPGRYRPAHEKGNSPKPAGAGAAARKDRSWPWKKATRST
- the rplD gene encoding 50S ribosomal protein L4 is translated as MKLDVIKLDGSKAGSVELSEDLFGLEPRADILHRVVRWQRNNAQAGTHKVKTRSETSYSTKKIYRQKGTGGARHGDRNAPIFRGGGIYKGPVVRSHGHDLPKKFRKLGLKHALSAKAKAGELVVIEDAASEGKTAALAKQVANLGWKRALVIDGASVNEGFLKASRNIEGLDILPTMGANVYDILKRDTLVITKAGIEALEARLK
- a CDS encoding acyltransferase family protein, translating into MTAPNRRMAVLLSGLVLGAYFLFLASGTGQVLYEWSKEFAPYSIRRFLGMSKRYMLQYGHIFFLFSLLVLSRYIFVQERRTVLSGKPMDFCIRYSTAVFLFHFPVMFFFAAVTPYDKTVPWQQFVLLGSTLFTSVGLGMLCFAIKPRFDQWQKRLVNLSEAHFPRPDIIRTPEALKITRSHSEILNQVKVIAMICVVLGHFSFHRLSSFQIPGFDGAAPRFAVPTFFMISGYFLMMSIDRSRLGAAAITIRRGFGLYYIIVPMLLLTVVLDFFGFRANAELYDYSDYYITEDLRRPYTRFEIIAASISSLLYLNESWWFTLLEIHRGHGGMRAFSNDPFWFMCYLIAFSTLLLIWRLVRGWWKFGLLATWLFVFGIPILLLAPLFLAGSLAYLIHQRWRLPDDVST
- the rpsJ gene encoding 30S ribosomal protein S10 — encoded protein: MQSQNIRIRLKAFDYRVLDASTQEIVATAKRTGATVRGPIPLPNKIEKFTVLRGPHVDKKSRDQFEIRTHKRLLDIVDPTPQTVDALMKLDLAAGVDVQISV
- a CDS encoding 50S ribosomal protein L23, whose translation is MSAKAEHYDVIRKPVITEKSTMASENGAVVFEVSIDSNKPQIKEAVEALFGVKVKAVNTTITKGKVKRFRGQLGKRKDVKKAYVTLEEGNTIDVTTGL
- the rplC gene encoding 50S ribosomal protein L3, coding for MRSGIIAKKVGMTRLFMEDGKQIPVTVLQLDGLQVVAQRTMEKDGYTAVQLGAGSAKAKRTSKAMRGHFAAAKVEPKRKLAEFRVSEDGLIEVGAEISAEHFLEGQKVDVAGTSIGKGFAGAMKRHNFGGLRATHGVSISHRSHGSTGQCQDPGKVFKGKKMAGHMGAVRVTTQNLEVVKTDADRGLLFIKGAVPGPKSGWVSVKDAVKKKAPEGLPFPAAVKAAATEAAAEEAPAEGGEA
- a CDS encoding YqiA/YcfP family alpha/beta fold hydrolase, whose amino-acid sequence is MLTLSTSVGDCLTMSLLKSIGLTGGRAQALIRAAAALVLGAHLAIGNAKADDVVFGYYDEFTLYFEDEGGLKDEILLVFHGFGSAMPNGAYRSLHNKYAERYSIIGFNYDYFDLTANDTIMDAVWDQILKDKSVTFAGTSLGGFWANYYAEKFGVPKVFAVNPVIDPVQQLRQFVGTITVEKRNKTVLVTETDIDNYIGRKARPSPDIERLIILTRDDKILDYRLAEDWYDVSGTELVILDDGGHTLNLREERYEPIIKPFLLGED